The proteins below come from a single Cervus elaphus chromosome 4, mCerEla1.1, whole genome shotgun sequence genomic window:
- the LOC122692340 gene encoding 40S ribosomal protein S29-like has protein sequence MGHQQLYWSHPRKFGQGSCSCWVCSNRHRLIRKYGLNMCCLCFCQYAKDIGFI, from the coding sequence ATGGGTCACCAGCAGCTCTACTGGAGCCATCCGAGAAAATTCGGCCAGGGTTCTTGCTCTTGCTGGGTCTGCTCAAACCGGCACCGTCTGATCCGGAAATACGGCCTCAATATGTGCTGCCTGTGTTTCTGCCAGTATGCGAAGGACATCGGCTTCATTTAA
- the RRAS gene encoding ras-related protein R-Ras, which translates to MSSGAASGTGRGRPRGGVPGPGDPPPSETHKLVVVGGGGVGKSALTIQFIQSYFVSDYDPTIEDSYTKICTVDGVPARLDILDTAGQEEFGAMREQYMRAGHGFLLVFAINDRQSFNEVGKLFTQILRVKDRDDFPVVLVGNKADLETQRQVPRSEASTFSASHHVAYFEASAKLRLNVDEAFEQLVRAVRKYQEQELPPSPPSAPRKKARGCPCVLL; encoded by the exons ATGAGCAGCGGGGCGGCGTCCGGGACAGGGCGGGGGCGGCCCCGGGGCGGGGTGCCGGGACCCGGGGACCCCCCACCCAGCGAGACACACAAGCTGGTGGTCGTGGGCGGCGGCGGCGTGGGCAAGAGCGCGCTGACCATCCAGTTCATCCAG TCCTACTTCGTGTCTGACTACGACCCCACTATTGAAGACTCCTACACGAAGATCTGCACTGTGGATGGCGTGCCAGCCCGGCTAGACA tcCTGGACACCGCTGGCCAGGAGGAATTTGGTGCCATGCGGGAACAGTACATGCGTGCAGGCCACGGCTTCCTGCTGGTGTTTGCCATTAATGACAGGCAGAG TTTCAACGAAGTGGGCAAGCTTTTCACACAGATCCTTCGAGTCAAGGACCGAGACGACTTCCCCGTCGTGTTGGTTGGCAACAAGGCAGATCTGGAAACACAGCGCCAG GTCCCCCGATCTGAAGCCTCCACCTTCAGTGCCTCCCACCACGTGGCCTACTTCGAAGCTTCCGCCAAACTGCGCCTCAATGTGGATGAGGCCTTCGAGCAGCTGGTGCGGGCCGTCCG GAAGTACCAGGAACAAGAGCTCCCGCCCTCCCCGCCCAGCGCCCCCAGGAAGAAGGCCAGAGGCTGCCCCTGTGTCCTCCTGTAG